In a genomic window of Occallatibacter riparius:
- a CDS encoding DoxX family protein, with protein sequence MISTLIRTNHTYIYAFLRVVAALIVLPYGLQKLLGWSSSPNFGPRGIASSLAQITAKKIPKSVAWLVIIVQSFGSIALLAGFLGRIAASGLFLVFAGALIVHLPDGWTQNWFGSKKGEGIEYFVLLLAVLMVIALKGSGALSIDGWLTR encoded by the coding sequence ATGATCAGCACACTTATACGGACCAATCACACCTATATTTACGCCTTCCTGAGAGTCGTCGCGGCGCTGATCGTGCTCCCCTACGGCTTGCAAAAACTCTTGGGTTGGTCTAGCAGCCCCAATTTTGGACCCCGGGGCATCGCCAGCTCGCTTGCACAGATCACTGCGAAGAAGATTCCCAAGTCTGTGGCGTGGCTCGTCATCATCGTGCAATCTTTCGGAAGCATCGCCCTTCTTGCAGGCTTTCTAGGAAGGATCGCCGCCTCAGGGCTTTTCCTCGTCTTCGCCGGAGCACTCATTGTCCATCTGCCAGACGGATGGACGCAGAATTGGTTTGGGTCAAAAAAAGGAGAAGGCATTGAATATTTTGTGCTTCTTCTGGCCGTGCTCATGGTGATCGCCCTTAAGGGCAGTGGTGCGCTATCAATCGATGGTTGGCTGACGAGGTGA